Proteins encoded together in one Vicia villosa cultivar HV-30 ecotype Madison, WI unplaced genomic scaffold, Vvil1.0 ctg.000927F_1_1, whole genome shotgun sequence window:
- the LOC131632317 gene encoding uncharacterized protein LOC131632317: MAIKSHSSSNSNSSKNLFLQSKSPANRYRRGGGRGNRKEGERKACISFFITEFGDKWKTKDLFFEFKDLREIDEVVIPPKRDRNGRRYGFVHFLNVKDVNLLAIKMDNVVSERGKLFANFSRFERGSKENTRIVRKVGGWSKKKNGRAEENLSQGHRLDDCFGKRSFAEVLQNSNKAKSSGGVDETLKVLHFVPDNDDILRYKRAFAAVVKNPEVAGDFKRKFLEEGLFSIRIMSLGPKLCLLEDLVCGETELFVEEKKEWWSQWFSSIKPWDSADVDKERLTWLRLSGIPCHA; this comes from the coding sequence ATGGCCATCAAAAGCCATTCTTCCTCGAATTCTAATTCTTCAAAGAACCTTTTTCTTCAAtcaaaatctccagctaacagatATAGAAGGGGGGGGGGAAGAGGCAACAGGAAGGAAGGGGAAAGGAAGGCATGCATATCCTTCTTCATCACGGAGTTTGGTGACAAATGGAAAACGAAGGATTTGTTCTTCGAATTTAAAGACCTAAGAGAGATAGATGAAGTGGTGATTCCACCAAAAAGAGACAGAAATGGCAGAAGGTATGGTTTTgttcactttcttaatgtgaagGATGTGAATCTGTTGGCCATAAAGATGGACAATGTGGTGTCAGAAAGGGGGAAGCTTTTTGCTAACTTTTCGAGGTTTGAGAGAGGCTCAAAGGAGAACACGAGGATCGTGAGGAAGGTGGGAGGATGGAGTAAGAAGAAGAATGGTAGGGCTGAGGAAAATTTGTCCCAAGGACACCGTTTAGACGATTGTTTTGGTAAACGGTCTTTCGCGGAGGTCTTACAAAACAGTAATAAAGCTAAGAGTAGTGGTGGTGTGGATGAAACGCTTAAGGTCCTGCACTTTGTACCAGATAATGATGATATTTTGAGATATAAGAGAGCGTTTGCTGCTGTGGTAAAAAATCCAGAAGTGGCTGGAGATTTTAAAAGGAAGTTTCTGGAAGAAGGTCTTTTCTCCATCAGAATAATGTCTTTGGGTCCAAAGTTATGCTTGCTGGAAGACTTAGTTTGTGGCGAAACTGAGTTGTTtgtagaagaaaagaaggaaTGGTGGAGTCAATGGTTTAGCTCCATCAAACCATGGGATTCGGCAGATGTGGATAAAGAGAGGCTCACATGGTTGAGGTTATCAGGGATTCCTTGTCATGCTTAG